A window of Cellulomonas wangleii genomic DNA:
GCGCGGCGTGCGCGTCGGCGCGGGCACGCCACCGCGCCGCGTCGAGCACGGTGACGGTCGGGTGGGGTCGGGGGTCCACCGCCCCAGCGTAGGTCGCGTGCATTTGCCGTCGTCCGGGCCGCCCGGCAGGGTGTCGTCGTGCGCGAGTTGCTGCGGTCCCTGCCCGCCCTGTCCGGCACCGCACCGGCGTTCGACGCGGAAGCGGTTCCGGACGACCCGCTGGAGCTGTTCGTCGACTGGTTCACCACCGCCCTGAGCCGCGGCGTCCCGGAGCCGCACGCCGCGACGCTGTCCACCGCGGACGTCGCCGGGCAGCCCTCCGCGCGCGTCCTGGTCCTCAAGGACGTCGGACCCGAGGGGTTCGCGTTCGCCACCGACGCGCGCAGCGCCAAGGTCGAGGACCTCGAGGTGAACCCGCAGGCGGCGCTGACCTTCTGGTGGCAGCCCGTGGTGCGGCAGGTGCGCATCTCGGGTGCCGCGCGGTTCCTCGGCGAGGAGGCGTCGGCCGAGGACTACCTGGCGCGCTCGCCGCGCTCCCGCGCGGCCGCCGCGAGCGTGCGCCCGGGGCGCGAGCTGGCCTCGGTCACGGACCTGCGCGACGCGATGGCCCGCTCCCGCGCCCGCATCGACGAGGACCCCGGCTTCGTGCTCCCGACGTGGCAGGCGTGGCTCGTGGTGCCGGACGTCATCGAGTTCTGGCAGGGGAGCCTGGACCGCGCCCACGCCCGGGTCGTCTACCGCAGCTGCGAGGGTGGCTGGTCGCGCGGCCTGGTCTGGCCGTGACGTCGGGCGCCGGGGCCGGTACCGGGGCCGGGGCCGGGGCCGGTGCTAGGGTCGCCCGCATGACCACGGCACCGCGCACCGCGCTCGCTGCCGCG
This region includes:
- a CDS encoding pyridoxine/pyridoxamine 5'-phosphate oxidase, with protein sequence MRELLRSLPALSGTAPAFDAEAVPDDPLELFVDWFTTALSRGVPEPHAATLSTADVAGQPSARVLVLKDVGPEGFAFATDARSAKVEDLEVNPQAALTFWWQPVVRQVRISGAARFLGEEASAEDYLARSPRSRAAAASVRPGRELASVTDLRDAMARSRARIDEDPGFVLPTWQAWLVVPDVIEFWQGSLDRAHARVVYRSCEGGWSRGLVWP